A genomic stretch from Candidatus Hydrogenisulfobacillus filiaventi includes:
- a CDS encoding Biotin_lipoyl_2 domain-containing protein yields the protein MNPLPLGTGLPPAPPRTRRWWWAAGTVLLAGIGAGLWQLTHRGPHIPPSDVYTVRLGDVVRTVATTGTLQPAQQVSLSFPAAGQLSALNVAVGQTVTVGQVLARLNDTTIAPQVAQAQAQVAEAQANLEKAQEGPSPQAVAVARAAVQHAQVVLAGAETQYQDEEAIYNDRLSAQQSVDQARNQVNQAAAALQVAQANVQAAENKLAQAQAGVNTSALNTLNDTIEADETALNEAQNQLSLDQNTLNAAQQDLNNAQALYNAEVGLWGLITPAQYVQAENDLISSGCSPNSTSTGCAGYQATVSEYNLESGAQQQVNQAQSAVSAAQKAVNADNTQVQQAEAALAQAQNQQANLQALNPLSVQAAQIGVQQAQAAQAQAEAAYQAAQNSLSLAQALYNDRTAAKAQLDQAKNAVAQAQNGVTTAQAQLAETEAPPDPATVAQAAAQVQAAQASLMAAQAAEANTILKAPISGVVVAVNGTVGAQTTPATPVVVIDDTVKTDLQVNVTVPEADIGQVHPGETLQLTVPAYPSTTFSGTVTQVYPVPQLVNNVPEYTVLGVVHDPAGRLTPAMTANVTLITARARGVPVVPPVALHTLGSRTGVYVEGAPGRARRRAGSRPRHLPPGVYFQPVQVTLFGTSSVEVSGLRPGTRILLILPGQTAALPNSGPLPGGPGGLFRGAQRALKGG from the coding sequence ATGAATCCTCTGCCCCTTGGCACCGGCCTTCCCCCGGCGCCCCCCCGAACTCGGCGCTGGTGGTGGGCGGCTGGTACAGTACTGCTAGCCGGGATAGGGGCCGGCTTGTGGCAGCTCACTCACCGTGGTCCACACATTCCACCTTCGGACGTGTACACCGTTCGCCTGGGGGATGTCGTGCGCACGGTCGCGACCACCGGCACCCTCCAACCGGCGCAACAGGTGTCCTTGAGTTTTCCCGCTGCCGGGCAGTTGAGCGCCCTGAACGTGGCGGTGGGGCAGACGGTAACTGTTGGCCAGGTGCTGGCCCGCCTCAATGACACCACCATCGCACCGCAGGTGGCCCAGGCCCAGGCGCAGGTGGCGGAGGCCCAGGCCAACCTGGAAAAGGCACAGGAGGGACCGAGCCCGCAGGCGGTAGCGGTAGCCCGGGCCGCCGTTCAGCATGCGCAGGTGGTGCTGGCTGGGGCCGAAACCCAGTACCAGGACGAGGAAGCCATCTACAACGACCGCCTCAGTGCCCAGCAGAGCGTGGATCAGGCCCGGAATCAGGTGAACCAGGCAGCTGCAGCCCTGCAGGTGGCCCAAGCCAACGTGCAAGCGGCCGAAAACAAGCTGGCGCAGGCTCAGGCCGGCGTCAATACCTCGGCCCTGAATACCTTGAACGATACCATTGAGGCCGATGAAACCGCCCTTAATGAGGCTCAGAACCAGCTCAGCCTGGATCAGAACACCTTGAACGCGGCCCAGCAGGACCTGAATAATGCCCAGGCGCTGTATAATGCCGAGGTTGGGCTATGGGGGCTGATTACGCCCGCTCAATACGTCCAGGCGGAAAATGACCTTATCTCCTCAGGATGCAGTCCCAATAGCACCAGCACCGGGTGTGCGGGCTATCAGGCGACCGTTTCGGAGTACAACCTGGAAAGCGGCGCCCAGCAGCAGGTGAATCAGGCCCAGTCCGCCGTTAGCGCGGCCCAGAAGGCAGTAAACGCCGACAACACCCAGGTCCAGCAGGCCGAGGCCGCCCTGGCCCAGGCCCAGAACCAGCAGGCCAATCTGCAGGCGTTGAATCCCCTCTCTGTGCAGGCGGCGCAAATCGGCGTGCAGCAGGCGCAGGCGGCCCAGGCCCAGGCCGAGGCTGCCTATCAGGCGGCCCAAAACAGCCTGTCCCTGGCCCAGGCGCTGTACAACGACCGCACTGCCGCCAAGGCCCAGCTGGACCAGGCGAAAAACGCGGTTGCCCAGGCTCAGAACGGGGTGACCACCGCGCAGGCGCAGCTGGCGGAGACGGAGGCGCCGCCCGATCCCGCTACCGTGGCCCAGGCCGCCGCCCAGGTCCAGGCGGCCCAGGCCTCCCTGATGGCGGCGCAGGCGGCGGAGGCCAATACCATCCTGAAGGCTCCCATCTCCGGGGTGGTGGTAGCCGTGAACGGGACCGTCGGGGCCCAGACGACCCCCGCCACCCCGGTGGTGGTGATCGATGACACCGTCAAAACCGACCTCCAGGTGAACGTCACGGTGCCGGAGGCCGACATCGGCCAGGTCCATCCCGGGGAAACCTTGCAGCTCACCGTCCCGGCCTACCCTTCCACCACCTTTTCAGGAACGGTAACCCAGGTGTACCCGGTGCCCCAGCTGGTGAACAACGTCCCCGAATATACCGTGCTGGGCGTCGTGCATGACCCCGCCGGCCGTCTGACCCCCGCCATGACCGCCAACGTAACCCTGATTACCGCCCGGGCCCGGGGTGTGCCGGTGGTGCCGCCGGTGGCGCTCCATACCCTGGGCAGCCGTACCGGGGTCTATGTCGAGGGCGCACCCGGCCGGGCCCGGCGCCGGGCCGGGTCGCGGCCGCGCCATCTGCCGCCGGGGGTCTATTTCCAGCCGGTCCAGGTAACTTTATTCGGGACCAGCAGCGTCGAGGTTTCCGGCTTGCGACCGGGGACCCGCATCCTGCTGATCCTGCCGGGTCAGACCGCAGCCCTGCCGAACAGCGGACCCCTACCGGGCGGGCCGGGCGGTCTCTTCCGGGGTGCGCAGCGCGCCCTTAAGGGCGGGTAG